TGTCAACCCAGTTGTACGGCAAAGATTATCAAAGTAGAAGGTAAGAAGAGGATCGTCATCTATGCACTGAAGGATATTGCGGCCAACGAAGAACTCACCTACGATtacaagtttgaaagagaagataATAATGAGGAGAGGATACCGTGCTTATGTGGTGTCCCTGGATGTAAGGGTTACTTAAACTAGGAGGTATAGAGGCAAATAGGTAGTATAAATAATAACAAGCATACACCATATGTATGTCTAAAGCGCGTAAGATAACTGTCATTCGTGAAATTTATCAATCTCTGATAACTTTGCCTGCAGTACGATAAGTTTCTATCCTCTAGCAAAACCCATTTCAGAATAACTGCTATGATTACCAGGCAATTTCGTAGTCATTTACTAAGAGGAGCTACATTTGAATCCTTAGTATCGTTTGGAACGTATGCCGTACGTTTTAATGTCGAGGAAAGTGTGCTCACCACTATCAAACTTGACGACATATCAATTATCAAACCTGTGAAAAAGAAGGCCCAGAAAAGGCGTACATCTCATAGCAAAagatctttccaaataaATCTGAGTGATGtctcaactttggatgatCAAAATTCTAATGCTCCAGTTAAAACGTCACTCGTAACAGAAAGAAACCATGAAGTGAAGTTAACTCCACTATACTCTCAGGTGAAAACAACCATTGATCAATTCGAAACTAATAGTAAGAAGCACATTGTGTTGACTCAGGTGGGATCTTTTTACGAGCTATATTTTCAGCATGCGATAAAGTATGCGCCTGAGTTGAACCTTACATTgagttcaaaaaaaatcagGGACATGGAGATTCCTTTTGCAGGCTTTCCTGATCATGCTGTGGATAAGTACTTAAAAATGATTTTCGATTTAGGACATACGGCGGTTATATGTAATCAAACCAACGGATTATACGAAAACAAAATTCAAAGGCCAGTAAACAGATTAATAACTCCAGGAACAGTTATTGACGATTCGTTAAGAGACTACCACAATAATAATTATCTACTAACCATTACATTTCCAAAGGAtccattgaaagaaattgatgGAGTCAATGTCGGCCTGGCTTGGGCTGATGTTGGCTTAGGAACATTCCATGTTTTGGAGACGACTTTATCGCAGTTGATGACCCATGTTTCTCGTATATCTCCGTCTGAGATCCTCATAAACGAAGAGGTTGATTTAGAAACATTGATCTCAGGAAAGTGGTATCCGGAGTTAGTTGAATTTAAACGATATTTTATCACAAGGCAAAAGCTTCCCTctgcaagaaaaaaaatcaatagtttcttcaaaagatttgttGATCCTGAGCATAATATTAAAGCAGCGTATGACAATTTTAAGCAAAAGGAACAATCAGCTATGTTATCTCTTTTACATTATTTGGATGAGTGTATTCCAAATTACAAGactaatttttcatctcCGACTCGGTCCATTTCGAATACCTTGATGCAAATTGATCCCAAAACCATGCTTGATTTGGAACTGATTCAAACTCGTCAAGGTGGGTTCAGAACCGGTAGTTTAGTTTCTATTATTGACCTTACCTTGACGCATGCAGGTTCAAGACGATTGAAATCTTGGTTATCTGCTCCCTCTGCAGAACTGTCAATTATTCAAGAACGTCTTTCCTTGGTGGAGCTATTCAGATCCAATAGGCTACTATCTGAAGAATTAAGGCTACTGATGAAGGACACAGCAGatatcaaaagattgatgaGGCGCATAAATAATGGTAAAGTGGATCCCATGGAGTTAGTATTGGTGGCCAGGACGATTCTACAATTGCAAGACATGGAATCATTAATCAGCGAACAATCTCCACATATTCAAAAACTACTTTTGCCTCtttatcaaactctttctgatgatggactacttgaaaaactgtCTAAAGAATTGCTTACTGTCATCGATGTTGAAAATCTAGGgaaaaaaactgaaaataGGCTAGATACTACCGTTATCCGAAAGTATTGGAGCATCACCGAAACCGTTTCTCCAAAACTCGTAACACTGAGAAAACGCTATTCCAGGTTGGTTAACAAATGTACACAATTATTAGAGACCTATGAAAGTGAATTGAAGGCAAACAACATTAATTACAAGGGTTTGCATTTACTGAAAGATGTTCGATCAGGTGAATTCTTATTAGAAATTAAGTCGACTAATGCCAATAGTCTAGCGTCAACCGTTTCTATTTTCAAGGATAGGCTACGTGATAAAACCAGAAGTAGCTGCCGTTTGGTGGATCCTGAGTGGACGGAGTTGGGTACGAGGTTGGTTGAAACCGAGTACTTGATACTAAAAGAGGAGGAAACGATTCTCGAGTCTTTCAGGGTTCGATTACTAGCGTTAACTAATGATATTAGGAATGCGTCGTATATTATAGAGAAACAGGATGTCTTAATTTCGTTCTCTATTCTTGCCCGTAACATGAATTTGAACAAGCCCCATATAGATGAAAGCCTAGAGTTAGATGTGGTTGATGGTAGGCATATTGTTGTGGAGGAAGGACTTAAGCAAAATTTAGGCGAAATACAAGATTTCACCGCCAATGATTGTCAACTTGATACAAAGAAACCAACATGGATAATAACAGGGCCAAATATGGGAGGTAAGAGCACTTTTTTGAGGCAGAATGCTCTGATAGTTATACTGGCGCAGATAGGTTCCTTTGTGCCAGCTTCAAGTGCTCGTATTGGGATCGTTGATAAGATTTTTACCAGAATCGGGTCATCAGACAACATTTATAGAAACCAAAGCACGTTTATGGTGGAAATGACGGAGACTGCAGCAATTCTGAAGGAGTCGACTCCAAGGTCATTGGCTATAGTTGACGAATTGGGAAGAGGTACCTCCATGAGGGAAGGCATTGCCATTGCATACTCCTgccttttttttttatctaCAAGGATAAAATGTCGAACTTTGTTTGCTACTCATTATGGAGCAGAGCTTGAAGCTTTACTTCTTGAAGACACTGCATTTATGGAATTGATTGAATtccaaagaacaagaatcatagaattggaaaagaacACATCACTTCCTATATCGGACCGCATCATTTTTGATCACCGTCTTAAACCAGGAATCAGCGCACATTCCTACGGTTTAGAAATTGCTGAACTTGCTGGATTTCCAAGAGAGTCAATAGAGGTGGGAAGGATGGTGATGGACAGATATGAAGAAAATAGATGAATAGATGCTATGATTACTGGACAAGCGATACATAATTGAAGTTCATTGTAATATTGATTAATTATTCCCTGGAGGAggttgttttctttgattatACGGGGGTAAGTGACCGGTTGTGTATCTGCTGttttgttgttgctgatgGTTTAGTTGGCTAGCTAGCTGGTTCATTATCTGAAATTGCATTTGTAGTTGCAGTTTCAGCTCAGATTCGCTCATGGACGCCGTATCAAGACTCATTCCATTCTGAAGAGCTTGTTTATTCTGACTGTGAGTTTGAGTAATTCCATATGGCTGGGGAGGATAATAAGCCTGCTGTGGTGGAGTTTGATCATAAGCGGAATTCATTTCAATATTCTTGAGTGAAGGTTCATTTGGTGAATAATTTTGAGGATGTGTAAGTGCAATACTATGGTCATGAGGTACAAATTGAGGATGAGACGGTTGTTGCAAGTGAAGTTGAGATTGAGAAGAGATTGATCGCCGTTCTGGAGCGTGAATTGGACTTGTGAGTTGAGGTTGACTTTGGGATTCCAATAGTGCATGTCTTTGAGTTGTGGTAGGAAGAATTTGCTGCTGCACCGACGGATCCACTTTAGAGTTTTGTGGCAAACTATACTTGATTGGCAACTGAGTAAAGTTGGTATATCCGTTTGGTACTTGATTCTGTCTCCTTTTCGCAGATGGCTCGCTAGAATTCTTATCTTCATCCCTGGCAGTCTTATTCTtattcttgttctttttcttcttctttgactgTTTAAATGCTCGTTCCTTCTCGTCATCAGAGaattcttgttcttcttcggGGATCTCTTCATCATGCCAATTACTAGCATCAGTTCCCTTTACAGATTTTATTTTCTCTGTATATTGAAATTCTGATTGCGGGACTAGATAGTAAACTTTAGTGCCCTTCATatgtttgaaattttcaaattcttcaacggaATTGTATTTCACCCTGTAAAAAGGAGTTTCcaactttccaaaaatttcaaataAAGGACCCAGAATAGTTCTATCTTCCAAGCAGAGTACagaattttctttgagaactCTGAATTCACCTGATGCGTACGCCTTGATAACCACACTTCTTTCGACACAAGCGCTTATTTCACCAATTAATTCTACTGGAGTGCCTTCGTCAATAACTAAATCTTTGGGCAATTCAGGAGCCTTTTCATCCACAACTTCATTTTTCGATCTAATGGGCCCAATTGCTGGGGATGTTTCATCTTCGGAGTCATGGATTAGGTCGTTGGCTTCAACCGAGTTTAACTCTGTTTCAGATTCGGAGTCAGACTCTGACTCTGAATCCAGATCCGAATCTTGATCTGAGTTGGCACTTTCATTACTACttgattcaagatcaagagaTTCAGAACAATCGTCTGAGGAATAAGAAGGGTTGCTTCCTTTAATGCCCACAAATATCCGATCATCACTAGTTGTATTACGTTGGACCATGTTATcattgttttgaagaaggaatGGTTCAAGATCGTCCTTGTTTTCATGAGATTCAATCGCAACGTCTCcttcttgctcttctttATGGTGTACATCAAGTATCTCTGGCGCTAATTGAAATAAATCCTTTACACTTTCATCGGATTTTGTTGAAGCAGTGTGCAGACTCTCTGGTATAAGATTTGCTTTCGTATCTCGTTTCTCGTCTTCACCAAAAGCTATCTTGTCTGGCTGACAAATATCATTGTCACTCATTATGGTCTTATGCTAGCGTAGAAAGGGACAAAGATatccagaaaaaaaatatttcaggCCAAATTCTGTTCGCGAACCAGAAATCTTAATCTTCTGATAAGATTCTATGAGGTCTAATAACGATTACAATTCTATGTTTTCTCAAAAGTTGTAcagttcattttcaaagatagaTGAGTGgctttgatcttgattcGGTGATGAGTTGAAAACGTTTATCAAATAATTTCGAGATGTatctgatgatgatggaatGAAAAGCtcattattgaaagattcaagtttggcCTGAATCTCACTGAACTGTTCAGCCTTCTGAAACTTGTCCACATGTTCCATAAAAAGTCCTTCCTTGGAATTATCATAACTGTCCGGATTcagattttctttgttttctgaGTTTGTGACGAAAATGCTTATTCTGCTGTCTTCGGCACTATGACGATTCGGAAAAATGTCAGGAAGATAACAGTCTTTGTCTTTAAGAACAGTTTGATGTTCATGttgattgtttttgatTAAATGCCTCAAAGTCAAAGACTCCAAAGATCTAGGCGCCATGTTTTCTTCTGCATCATAGCTTAAAACAGCAGCTAGTTCTGGGTCTTTTTTAAGGTCTTCAGAGTCAGTTGAGAGCATAGATAGCTTGTTCCTGTACACGAAATAATTATCATTTGCAAAGTTATAGTTTGGCTCGGACTCAATTGTTGTTCCCTGTGAAACCTTATTGGGTGAATCAAGTTGCAGATTTTGAATTGGTGACTCGATATTAACGATGCTGTCCTTAGGAGTTTCGTCGCAATCAACTGTTGCGTTCATGTGTTTTGCATGTGCTATTTTGATTTGCTTTGTTTTGCCCGCAACCTTTGGGTTCAGTTTCATCTTGACTTTCATTTTAGGCTGCTcagaagtttcttttctttttcttcctctctTTGTTGTTTTCGTCCCAGGATAAGTCATAGAATCACCTGAGGATATATTTCCGGCAACAACTCTACTGCTATTGGTACAATTTAGGTATTCATTCACACAAGACATGTGGTTAAAGGTATTAATTTGGTCATCCTCCCTTTCTTTTGTATTACAGCTCATAAACGCGCAAGCAACGGAGTCAATACTATCGAACTGAAAAGACTCAGCTGTGTTCGTATATATTGAGCAATCATCGATGCGCTTTTTTGCCTGTTTGCATTCATTTCTTGCAGAAGCTTGTTCGTTGCTAGTTTTTGTATTGGGATAATTGGAAGGTGATCGTCCCCGAATTATCAATGGTGGTGTCTCTATAAAGGCTAATGTGACAAACTCATTGTTCTCCAAGCATGCAATAAGTTCCACATAAAGATTAAACCTTCtggttgaagaagacgGTTTCCTATAGTTAATCGATGAGGCAAACTGGATGCGTTCATATCGGGCGACTTTGAAAATACTGTTGTCGGGGTACTTATTCAACCCAGGTTCCATAGTCAAAGATTCCTCCCTATTATGATAAAAGAGCTTGTTCAATCGCTGAATTTTTCCAACATTTCTAATATTAGCAGCTTCTTTGATCACTTGATGAGTAGGCAAACTTCCTGGAACTGCGGGATGAATGGGTGGTTCAAATTGGGGTCCTCTATCCCTCTTTGCCGTATGTTGTACCAGTGAAATAGATGTTCCATCTTCGGTACATTTTGAAGTCAACCTTAATGCAAAGTACATTATTACGAGATTGTTGTTCTCCTGGTCTATTGTGTGGTATGTTGCATTGGTGAATTCCTCAAAGCCGTAGTTCTCAAACTGGAATGCTGCAACAAGAGTAAAGTAGTTGCGCTTATATCCGATCCACTCGTTGTTTAGAAATTCAAAGCCTCGGTCTATTCTTCCTTCTATCTTGGGGATTATTAATCTACCACCGTTGGAATATATTGGCCTTACAAGGAATGTCCGTGTAAACTGTGGTCCAACTTTGAACTGCAAACTTGACCTTGGAGCAACTTTAAcctttgattttgaatgatgatCTGCGAAATGTTGCGTTGGGTTTTCATCATATGACCGTTGGGGAACTGGTCCATATTGCTGACCTTCTATAGATTCTTGTCGACTAGTAGACATAGTCGCATCTATTTTTCCTCTAATATTTAATCTGTTGAGCTCATTGTCCGCAGGCGTTTGGTTGAACTTGTCGGATTCTTTTctgatcttctttggatcTTGCCTAGTATCTCTCCTACATGGAAGTGGTTTATTTTGAGcattgttttcaatttcataCACGTTGTCATTCTCTTTTCCTAATTCGAATTCTTCTGGGCCTCGGAAGTCAAGCGATGTGATTAGTtcagtttccaattcaCTACTTGGGTTTCGTAAACCTGGATCCAAAACCCGTTGCGGttctcttttcatttccaactGGCTACCTTTATTTGGTTAGTAAATTCAGTACATGATTGAGGTTGGCTCTGATCAAAAGGTTGCACATGCTCCCGTAATCTGATTTCTTTGTGCTAAATAAAGGCCCCTCAGCTGTTCTTTTCGTTGCCTAGCCGCCGTTCTTTAAAAGTGAACGATCACAAAGAAGACAGATAATACTGGGGAACATACAACATTTCCCGATGTTGTGCAGGAAGAGAAATAAGCATTCTACGTCAGACACTTAGAGAGTTGCATAATGCAGGTCTTTAACTTCGATTATGACAAATTCAATAATTTTGCCTCTCAATATCTAAATTGACGTTCCGCAATTTACTAGACAGGTGAATAACGTCATTGTGCTGAACAAGACGCTGTTGGTTCAGTTCTCTATTGTGGAGGATACGGGAACTGACAAAGAAAGTCTCTGTTATGTCAGCCGACAATCTGCTCCAATGGAACACCCGTATAGCAGCTCAGGATTTGCACTTGTGCAAAGTCCAGTTTTGTTTGGTCCCAAACATAACCAACAATACGAACAGCCATACCCAAAAAATGAAGTACTTCCAGTTGAATACCTTCCTCCCGGTGTTTCCACAAATTGAGAGTATACCTTGTTTGTCTACATATTTGCAAGGGCTATCGCTTGTGAAGACTCTAAAGAGGAGTAGATTTTGAGTAGATCTACAATCTGGGAGAGAGATCTCAAACATTATGCAACTCCTTCCaagtcttcaaaaactacAATGTAATTCACAAAACAACGAACACAACACCAACGAAGACGGATCCCAAATAGCAACTCACTGAATCAGTATTCATTAAGCAGCGCTACTAATTACGCTCCAATAACGAATGTATTCCAGCACTTTTTTAGTAACAAAACGCACGTATGAGGTAAAGTCTCTCTcccttcctcttcaaaGCTTACCTAATAATATTTCACTGGTGGTGCTCGGATGTGCATCttaaggaaaaaaaaataaagtacagttcaaaaattttcattttcctgCTTGGAATATATCAATAATATGGGAAAGAAAGCTATAGATTCTAGAATCCCGGCTCTAATTAGAAATGGGGTTCAAGAAAAGCAAAGAagctttttctttattgtTGGTGATAAGGCAAGAAACCAGCTTCCCAATTTGCATTATTTGATGATGAGTGCAGacttgaagatgaacaaATCAGTGTTATGGGCctacaagaagaaactgCTAGGATTCACATCTCATagaaaaaagagagaagcAAAAATAAAGAAGGACATCAAACGTGGCACAAGAGAAGCTAATGATATGGATCCTTTTGAAGCTTTCATTTCCAACCAACAGATCAGATATGTTTACTACAAG
This window of the Komagataella phaffii GS115 chromosome 2, complete sequence genome carries:
- a CDS encoding DNA-binding protein of the mitochondria involved in repair of mitochondrial DNA, whose amino-acid sequence is MITRQFRSHLLRGATFESLVSFGTYAVRFNVEESVLTTIKLDDISIIKPVKKKAQKRRTSHSKRSFQINLSDVSTLDDQNSNAPVKTSLVTERNHEVKLTPLYSQVKTTIDQFETNSKKHIVLTQVGSFYELYFQHAIKYAPELNLTLSSKKIRDMEIPFAGFPDHAVDKYLKMIFDLGHTAVICNQTNGLYENKIQRPVNRLITPGTVIDDSLRDYHNNNYLLTITFPKDPLKEIDGVNVGLAWADVGLGTFHVLETTLSQLMTHVSRISPSEILINEEVDLETLISGKWYPELVEFKRYFITRQKLPSARKKINSFFKRFVDPEHNIKAAYDNFKQKEQSAMLSLLHYLDECIPNYKTNFSSPTRSISNTLMQIDPKTMLDLELIQTRQGGFRTGSLVSIIDLTLTHAGSRRLKSWLSAPSAELSIIQERLSLVELFRSNRLLSEELRLLMKDTADIKRLMRRINNGKVDPMELVLVARTILQLQDMESLISEQSPHIQKLLLPLYQTLSDDGLLEKLSKELLTVIDVENLGKKTENRLDTTVIRKYWSITETVSPKLVTLRKRYSRLVNKCTQLLETYESELKANNINYKGLHLLKDVRSGEFLLEIKSTNANSLASTVSIFKDRLRDKTRSSCRLVDPEWTELGTRLVETEYLILKEEETILESFRVRLLALTNDIRNASYIIEKQDVLISFSILARNMNLNKPHIDESLELDVVDGRHIVVEEGLKQNLGEIQDFTANDCQLDTKKPTWIITGPNMGGKSTFLRQNALIVILAQIGSFVPASSARIGIVDKIFTRIGSSDNIYRNQSTFMVEMTETAAILKESTPRSLAIVDELGRGTSMREGIAIAYSCLFFLSTRIKCRTLFATHYGAELEALLLEDTAFMELIEFQRTRIIELEKNTSLPISDRIIFDHRLKPGISAHSYGLEIAELAGFPRESIEVGRMVMDRYEENR
- a CDS encoding Protein required for the assembly of box H/ACA snoRNPs and for pre-rRNA processing, with protein sequence MSDNDICQPDKIAFGEDEKRDTKANLIPESLHTASTKSDESVKDLFQLAPEILDVHHKEEQEGDVAIESHENKDDLEPFLLQNNDNMVQRNTTSDDRIFVGIKGSNPSYSSDDCSESLDLESSSNESANSDQDSDLDSESESDSESETELNSVEANDLIHDSEDETSPAIGPIRSKNEVVDEKAPELPKDLVIDEGTPVELIGEISACVERSVVIKAYASGEFRVLKENSVLCLEDRTILGPLFEIFGKLETPFYRVKYNSVEEFENFKHMKGTKVYYLVPQSEFQYTEKIKSVKGTDASNWHDEEIPEEEQEFSDDEKERAFKQSKKKKKNKNKNKTARDEDKNSSEPSAKRRQNQVPNGYTNFTQLPIKYSLPQNSKVDPSVQQQILPTTTQRHALLESQSQPQLTSPIHAPERRSISSQSQLHLQQPSHPQFVPHDHSIALTHPQNYSPNEPSLKNIEMNSAYDQTPPQQAYYPPQPYGITQTHSQNKQALQNGMSLDTASMSESELKLQLQMQFQIMNQLASQLNHQQQQNSRYTTGHLPPYNQRKQPPPGNN
- a CDS encoding Meiosis-specific transcription factor translates to MKREPQRVLDPGLRNPSSELETELITSLDFRGPEEFELGKENDNVYEIENNAQNKPLPCRRDTRQDPKKIRKESDKFNQTPADNELNRLNIRGKIDATMSTSRQESIEGQQYGPVPQRSYDENPTQHFADHHSKSKVKVAPRSSLQFKVGPQFTRTFLVRPIYSNGGRLIIPKIEGRIDRGFEFLNNEWIGYKRNYFTLVAAFQFENYGFEEFTNATYHTIDQENNNLVIMYFALRLTSKCTEDGTSISLVQHTAKRDRGPQFEPPIHPAVPGSLPTHQVIKEAANIRNVGKIQRLNKLFYHNREESLTMEPGLNKYPDNSIFKVARYERIQFASSINYRKPSSSTRRFNLYVELIACLENNEFVTLAFIETPPLIIRGRSPSNYPNTKTSNEQASARNECKQAKKRIDDCSIYTNTAESFQFDSIDSVACAFMSCNTKEREDDQINTFNHMSCVNEYLNCTNSSRVVAGNISSGDSMTYPGTKTTKRGRKRKETSEQPKMKVKMKLNPKVAGKTKQIKIAHAKHMNATVDCDETPKDSIVNIESPIQNLQLDSPNKVSQGTTIESEPNYNFANDNYFVYRNKLSMLSTDSEDLKKDPELAAVLSYDAEENMAPRSLESLTLRHLIKNNQHEHQTVLKDKDCYLPDIFPNRHSAEDSRISIFVTNSENKENLNPDSYDNSKEGLFMEHVDKFQKAEQFSEIQAKLESFNNELFIPSSSDTSRNYLINVFNSSPNQDQSHSSIFENELYNF